The segment GCGGGTGGCCGCGCATGTTCGCTCGTGGACGGGCACTGCGCTGCGAAGGGCGGGCCTCAGGACACCGAGGGCGGCCAGCGGTGTTCGCGCCACGCGTCCCAGGTCACGAACCCCGGCGGTGGGGCGTCGATCGGCTCGCTGCCGTCGAGCTCGCCCGGCGTGGGGATCTCGATGGTGGCGGCCCACTCGGCGAGTTCCTCGTCGGACATCGGCCACGTCGTGTGCGGCGCTGCAGCCTGGCGCTGGTCGAGTCGTCTGCGCTGCTCGGCAGGGTGCAGCTCGAAGTAGCGCAGTTCCACCGCGGCGCCCCGGTCCGCTGCCGCCTGGCGCAGAGCGGATCGCTCGTCCCGGCTCCAGAGCCCGTAGTCGATGACGACGTTGTTGCCCAGCTCGAGGGCGCGCAGCCCGATCTGGATGAGCCGTCCCTCGATCACGTCGCTCGCCGTCGGCGGATTCTCGTGCCCGTAGAGAGCCTTCACCCATTCGTCCTTCGTGAGACGAAGCGCGTCGTGCTCGATCTCGATGCGCCGGGCGGCAGTGGTCTTGCCGGTGCAGGGGAGTCCCACGGTCAGGAACAGGGTGGGTTGCTTCATCATCATCCGCTCATGGCCGCAGGTGTACGCACCGAGGCTAACCTCGGCCCTTCGTTAAGGGCTGTCCACGGAGTGGGCGGAGAAAGAAGAAGTGCCTTCTGATCAGGGAAAATAGGACTTGCTGAGGGTCCGATGTTCCTGTCACGGAAGGCACTTGCTGGGTGAAGGCTACCGCAACACGTCCGAAGATCACGGTGACTGGTGGCGGGCGGGGCGTGGTCGCTCACGCTGGTGCCCGGCTGCTGGCCGATCTCGCCGACGCGACCGGGTTGACCAGCGCGTTCAGTCTTGGGTTGACGGGTCTGCGGCAGCGCGGTGGCGGGCACGACCCGGGCCGGATCGCGGTCGATCTCGCGGTGATGCTCGCCGACGGCGGCGAAGCGATCGCCGATCTCGCCGTCCTGCGTGACCAGGCCGGCC is part of the Actinoplanes sp. NBC_00393 genome and harbors:
- a CDS encoding ATP-binding protein — its product is MMMKQPTLFLTVGLPCTGKTTAARRIEIEHDALRLTKDEWVKALYGHENPPTASDVIEGRLIQIGLRALELGNNVVIDYGLWSRDERSALRQAAADRGAAVELRYFELHPAEQRRRLDQRQAAAPHTTWPMSDEELAEWAATIEIPTPGELDGSEPIDAPPPGFVTWDAWREHRWPPSVS